The following proteins are encoded in a genomic region of Microvirgula aerodenitrificans DSM 15089:
- a CDS encoding TonB-dependent siderophore receptor, with protein sequence MTTGRPHATRMAATAPCRKPDPLALAVTAALLGLSLTSLSLPALAAEPAAATAGKNHHIAAGPLGRVLSGFAASAGVLLSFDPAVTAGKTSPGLDGRYTPQQGFARLLAGTGLEAVANGSGGYVLKTAPKPAGEAAGSLAGVQTLAAVDVNARGLGARTDGTGSYTTGSTSTATKLPLSLRETPQSVSVITRQQMDDRGLTQIDEVLKATVGITVTQAGAAGTDSNALYSRGFAIENYQIDGIPQYSNSTQDVNDMALYDRVEVVRGATGLMNGVGSPSATVNLVRKRPKREFEASVSATVGSWDFYRTDVDLSVPITEGGNVRARLVAALQDNDSWVDRLKERKAVFSAIVEADLTPDTTLAAGFDVQHHDSNNMGRAGAPLFFSDGSKTNFSRSFNSGADWAYYNHHKSSFFGSLEHRFDNDWLAKLVLTQSRDHYDAVLGYAGGGYPDRQTGAGVSLWAGRWNQTPVQNALDFYASGPFSLFGRKHDLVVGFNMSRTSSDDPTYPLWRFPGWDSSVPDIYKWDGSNPAKPDIAQSGNYHFSERQSGAYMTARFRPTDALSVIVGSRVSNWSQDTYNHYYDGSSDSGKRGKHGVVTPYLGVVYDLNDNWSVYTSYTNIFKPQDSKDSSGQYLDPLEGNSYEAGIKGAFYDGRLNASLAVFKVDQDNLAVEDVGHLTPDGNTAYKAAKGTKSRGFEVEVSGEVLTGWQVAGGFTHRTSEDAQGKPVNTVAPEDLFKLSTAYTLPGAWNPLTIGGALVWQSSIYSDRVGPHGERFTQPDYAVLDLMARYRFSRQLSASLNLNNVFDKKYYSTSSSSFYGAPFNVMASVKYTF encoded by the coding sequence ATGACCACTGGTCGCCCGCACGCCACCCGAATGGCGGCGACTGCCCCTTGCCGCAAGCCTGATCCGCTGGCGCTGGCCGTGACCGCCGCGCTGCTCGGCCTGTCGCTGACGTCGTTGTCGCTGCCGGCGCTGGCCGCCGAGCCGGCCGCCGCCACTGCCGGCAAGAACCACCACATCGCCGCCGGGCCGCTGGGACGGGTGCTGTCGGGCTTTGCCGCCAGCGCCGGGGTACTGCTGTCGTTCGACCCGGCAGTGACGGCGGGCAAGACCAGTCCCGGCCTCGACGGCCGCTATACGCCGCAGCAGGGCTTTGCCCGGCTGCTGGCCGGTACCGGCCTGGAAGCCGTGGCGAACGGCAGCGGCGGTTATGTGCTGAAAACCGCACCGAAACCGGCGGGCGAGGCTGCCGGCTCGCTGGCCGGCGTGCAGACGCTGGCTGCGGTCGACGTCAATGCGCGCGGGCTTGGCGCCCGCACCGATGGCACCGGTTCCTATACCACCGGCTCGACCAGCACCGCGACCAAGTTGCCGCTGTCGCTGCGCGAGACGCCGCAGTCGGTCAGCGTGATTACCCGCCAGCAGATGGACGATCGTGGCCTGACCCAGATCGATGAAGTGCTGAAGGCGACCGTCGGCATCACCGTCACCCAGGCCGGTGCGGCCGGTACCGACAGCAATGCGCTGTACTCGCGCGGTTTCGCCATCGAGAACTACCAGATCGACGGCATTCCGCAATACAGCAACAGCACCCAGGACGTGAACGACATGGCGCTGTACGACCGGGTCGAGGTCGTGCGCGGCGCCACCGGGCTGATGAACGGCGTCGGCAGCCCGTCAGCGACCGTCAACCTGGTGCGCAAGCGGCCAAAACGCGAGTTCGAGGCCTCGGTATCGGCCACGGTCGGCTCGTGGGATTTCTACCGTACCGATGTCGACCTGTCGGTGCCGATCACCGAGGGCGGCAATGTGCGCGCGCGGCTGGTTGCTGCGCTGCAGGACAATGACTCGTGGGTCGACCGGCTGAAGGAAAGAAAGGCCGTCTTCTCTGCCATCGTCGAGGCGGACCTGACGCCGGACACCACGCTGGCGGCCGGCTTCGATGTCCAGCACCACGACTCGAACAATATGGGTCGTGCCGGCGCGCCGCTGTTCTTCAGCGACGGCAGCAAGACCAATTTTTCCCGCTCGTTCAACTCCGGCGCCGACTGGGCGTATTACAACCACCACAAAAGCTCGTTCTTCGGCTCGCTCGAACACCGCTTCGACAATGACTGGCTGGCCAAGCTGGTGCTGACCCAGTCGCGCGACCATTACGATGCCGTGCTCGGCTATGCCGGTGGCGGCTACCCGGACCGGCAGACCGGTGCCGGCGTCAGCCTGTGGGCCGGTCGCTGGAACCAGACCCCGGTGCAGAACGCGCTGGATTTCTATGCGTCCGGTCCGTTCTCGCTGTTCGGCCGCAAGCATGACCTGGTGGTCGGCTTCAATATGTCGCGCACCAGCAGCGATGACCCGACCTATCCGCTGTGGCGCTTCCCGGGCTGGGACTCGTCGGTGCCGGATATCTACAAGTGGGATGGCAGCAACCCGGCCAAGCCGGATATTGCCCAGAGCGGCAACTATCACTTCAGCGAGCGCCAGTCCGGCGCCTACATGACGGCGCGCTTCCGCCCGACCGACGCGCTGTCGGTGATTGTCGGCAGCCGGGTCAGCAACTGGTCGCAGGACACCTACAACCATTACTACGACGGCAGCAGCGATTCGGGCAAGCGCGGCAAGCATGGCGTGGTCACCCCGTATCTGGGCGTGGTCTACGACCTGAACGACAACTGGTCGGTCTACACCAGCTACACCAATATCTTCAAGCCGCAGGACAGCAAGGACAGCAGTGGCCAGTACCTCGATCCGCTTGAGGGCAACAGCTATGAGGCCGGGATCAAGGGGGCGTTCTACGACGGCAGGCTGAACGCCAGCCTGGCGGTGTTCAAGGTCGATCAGGACAACCTGGCGGTCGAGGATGTCGGACATCTGACGCCGGACGGCAATACGGCCTACAAGGCAGCCAAGGGCACGAAGAGCCGTGGCTTCGAAGTCGAAGTGTCCGGCGAAGTGCTGACCGGCTGGCAGGTCGCCGGCGGCTTTACCCATCGCACCTCGGAAGACGCGCAGGGCAAGCCGGTCAATACCGTCGCCCCGGAAGACCTGTTCAAACTGTCGACCGCCTACACGCTGCCCGGCGCCTGGAATCCGCTGACCATCGGCGGCGCGCTGGTGTGGCAGAGCAGCATCTACAGCGACAGGGTCGGCCCGCACGGCGAGCGCTTCACCCAGCCCGACTACGCCGTGCTCGACCTGATGGCGCGCTACCGCTTCTCGCGCCAGCTGAGCGCATCGCTGAACCTGAACAACGTATTCGACAAGAAGTACTACTCCACCTCGTCCAGCAGTTTCTACGGCGCGCCGTTCAATGTGATGGCGTCGGTCAAATACACCTTCTGA